Proteins encoded by one window of Kribbella italica:
- a CDS encoding DUF6531 domain-containing protein: MSFVRRSVLLFIGISLLLSGLAVPAVGVGSDQPIPTPNPSSRPSTPQSSSKVPEAVPTGKGTSDDYRFAGVAGVRQAAVQITAAIPERGVSRGEVILDKTLTINQNASETLAISRAATGYGAVRVDDVLTVEVTHADGSTVSKTLDFSDGCIGFVTPAGPLHLSGVLEPGDNTVRFILRDGCGAYASADPMYVVPVTTKVSDLATLGSGCDLCSKNPTVSRGYPVNTATGNETKSITDLQLAGQGTAFVLLRSYNSASDHVGTFGKGWNHAYEGRLEIAGSGASVVYIGIDGQQAGYTRATDGTYTKGTGVEADLVKLADGRFEIRQPNHSVARFSSSGQLEALLDRSGVGLQLTHSSGVLSTVTDSAGRVVRFTHDAEGRLQKVELPDGRFVQYAYTAGLLTGVRDVRGGNTTYAYDTAGRLNRVTDPLGHSVLNEYDSTGRVVKQTDPRGKITQYVYDPLLGTTTIRPDGGKWTDHYLGNVLVGTSDAQGGHTSYGYDAKLNMTSTTDPRGNTTTMTYDARGNLLTRTAPAPVSTVEKWTYDSADNVLTSTDGRGKITTNTYDTANRLTKLVAPDQGTKNFTYTATGQLKTRSTGRGYIWTNAYDTDGNLTSEASPAGLTTTMTYDGSGRLLTRTDPRGSAGGAQAEPFTTRFTYEPGDKVATTTAPDGTVASNTYDAVGNLTTLQVANAGGTVLKNETYTYDAENRPLQTKNRDRIVETLTYDAAGNKESSTDATGAKTTFKYDRVGRLTATTTPRGNVAGATESLYKWEYRYDANGNREYEYQPAPNGGYTQFTYDVLNRVTRKRTPLGNTTDSTYDGNGNTVTSVDDAGKVTTYTHDGANRVLTEALPGLQATRHTYDPDGARLSTTSPSGGSVTRWTYDGDGRQLTQVNPRGNVSGGTPTDHTTTFGYDAAGNQTTVKDQLGRITTSTFDGRNNRLSERNPRGFTTSYGYDGLQRLTTVTSAASAATAYTYDAYGDLVERKNAKDAVTKYGYNARGDLVSTIDPLDRKQTYGYDEDGNVSEIIKARGYATGDLAAWTIKQSYNGRGLRTAVTTASAASSSTFTYDNDDRLTSYKDATGTTTQAWNGLNQLTGVTQPQGNYVYTYTDFGAVKSRLYPGGGQADYAFDADGRVSSMTALAQTTNFAYDADDNLTKVTYPTASGYSETRSYDRSGDISAVINQKAGVSTPLSRYDYVRDAARNPAVIKRTRGTTVYNEALQYDQVNRLANYCLEATTCAAATKKIVYAYDEVGNRLSETRTGTSGPGTITSTYDAADQMVTRTNQSGAVANLTYNADGLLQLAREWDVLGRLTKISGTTFTYDALDLRRTATSAAGTKRMSWDVNNELPMLNIITQPDNSYWRYRYTPDGMPMSVEHPGQSYASSIMMHDAMGSVVDVTDGTGGARWRYAYEPFGVRTAAEKLQTVAEVPEFAYTGAHLESTTGEYHLRARDYNLWGMFTAPDPMQPAITDPYVSSYVYADQRPTFYTDPSGLSPKFLDDFINSLGKGETYKNFGVGIVGGGVQILEQIPVNQQVNLLYSQIGLDASTLFYGGTDRAFGVDGTETSTRVGEFFTPVPGGVGVVACKIGGKAILTFPKVFGRAGSQLGGHSIDDLLTAATKPDRNGLTKAGRALQKHGDRENPKLPKSTGKAAARNEQGIGVVEEILRSPAQVQVINGKLRIWDSSGRGVSYDMKGNFIGFVER, encoded by the coding sequence ATGTCGTTCGTCCGTCGTTCCGTCCTGCTGTTCATCGGGATCAGCCTGCTCTTGTCCGGCCTGGCGGTCCCGGCGGTGGGCGTCGGTAGTGATCAGCCGATTCCGACTCCGAACCCGAGTTCGCGCCCTTCGACCCCGCAGTCATCGAGCAAGGTCCCTGAAGCCGTCCCGACCGGCAAGGGGACGAGTGACGACTACCGCTTCGCGGGCGTCGCGGGGGTTCGGCAGGCGGCGGTCCAGATCACCGCCGCCATTCCGGAGCGGGGCGTCTCCCGAGGTGAGGTGATCCTCGACAAGACGCTGACGATCAACCAGAACGCGTCGGAGACTCTGGCGATCTCTCGGGCCGCAACGGGCTACGGCGCCGTTCGGGTCGACGACGTCCTGACGGTAGAGGTGACCCACGCCGACGGATCCACGGTCAGCAAGACCCTCGACTTCAGCGACGGCTGCATCGGCTTCGTGACTCCTGCCGGCCCGTTGCACCTTTCCGGCGTACTAGAGCCCGGTGACAACACTGTCCGCTTCATCCTGCGCGACGGCTGTGGTGCCTACGCGAGCGCCGACCCGATGTACGTCGTACCGGTCACCACGAAGGTCTCCGACCTGGCGACGTTGGGCTCTGGCTGCGACCTGTGCTCGAAGAACCCGACCGTGTCGCGCGGTTACCCCGTCAACACGGCGACCGGGAACGAGACGAAGTCGATCACCGATCTGCAGCTGGCAGGGCAGGGGACAGCGTTCGTCCTGCTCCGCAGCTACAACTCGGCCAGCGATCACGTCGGCACGTTCGGGAAAGGGTGGAATCACGCCTACGAAGGGCGTCTCGAAATCGCTGGCAGTGGGGCCTCGGTCGTCTACATCGGCATCGACGGACAACAGGCGGGATACACCAGAGCAACTGACGGTACCTACACAAAGGGGACCGGTGTCGAGGCCGACCTGGTCAAGCTGGCTGACGGACGGTTCGAGATCCGGCAGCCGAATCACAGCGTCGCACGCTTCTCCTCGTCGGGACAGCTGGAAGCGTTGCTCGACAGATCCGGTGTCGGCCTGCAACTGACCCACTCCAGCGGAGTGCTGTCAACGGTGACTGATTCAGCCGGCCGCGTCGTCCGTTTCACGCACGACGCCGAGGGACGGCTGCAGAAGGTCGAGCTTCCTGATGGGCGCTTTGTCCAGTACGCCTACACGGCGGGTCTGCTGACCGGCGTCCGCGATGTGCGGGGTGGAAACACCACCTATGCGTACGACACGGCTGGGCGTCTCAATCGGGTGACCGACCCGCTCGGGCACAGCGTACTCAACGAGTACGACTCGACTGGGCGGGTCGTCAAACAAACCGACCCCCGCGGCAAGATCACCCAGTACGTGTACGATCCGCTGCTCGGCACGACCACGATCAGGCCCGACGGTGGCAAGTGGACTGATCACTACCTCGGCAACGTCCTGGTGGGCACGTCCGACGCACAGGGCGGTCACACGTCGTACGGGTACGACGCCAAGCTCAACATGACCTCGACGACGGATCCGCGCGGCAACACCACGACGATGACGTACGACGCCCGCGGCAACCTGCTGACGCGGACTGCTCCGGCGCCGGTCTCGACGGTGGAGAAGTGGACGTACGACTCGGCCGACAACGTGCTCACCTCCACGGACGGCCGCGGCAAGATCACGACGAACACGTACGACACCGCCAACCGGCTGACGAAACTGGTCGCACCTGACCAGGGGACGAAGAACTTCACCTACACGGCAACCGGTCAGCTGAAGACCAGGAGCACCGGACGTGGGTACATCTGGACGAACGCATACGACACTGACGGCAACCTGACCTCCGAGGCGTCGCCGGCCGGCCTCACCACCACGATGACGTACGACGGCAGCGGGCGGCTTCTGACGAGAACGGACCCGCGGGGGAGCGCCGGTGGCGCCCAGGCCGAACCGTTCACCACGAGGTTCACCTACGAACCAGGTGACAAGGTCGCGACCACCACGGCACCTGACGGAACGGTTGCGAGCAACACGTACGACGCGGTCGGCAACCTCACCACACTGCAGGTTGCCAACGCAGGCGGGACGGTCCTGAAGAACGAGACCTACACGTACGACGCAGAGAACCGCCCGCTGCAGACGAAGAACCGCGATCGGATCGTCGAGACCCTCACCTACGACGCGGCCGGCAACAAGGAGTCGTCCACCGACGCGACCGGCGCCAAGACCACCTTCAAGTACGACCGGGTCGGGCGGTTGACGGCGACGACGACTCCTCGCGGCAACGTCGCGGGTGCGACCGAGTCGTTGTACAAGTGGGAGTACCGCTACGACGCCAACGGCAACCGGGAGTACGAGTACCAGCCCGCGCCGAACGGCGGGTACACACAGTTCACCTACGACGTGCTCAACCGCGTCACCCGCAAGAGGACACCGCTCGGCAACACGACCGACTCCACGTACGACGGTAATGGAAACACTGTGACCTCGGTCGACGATGCGGGCAAGGTCACGACCTACACCCACGACGGCGCGAATCGTGTGCTCACCGAAGCGCTGCCGGGACTTCAGGCGACGCGGCACACCTATGACCCCGACGGCGCGCGACTCAGCACCACATCGCCGAGCGGCGGCTCCGTGACCCGCTGGACGTACGACGGCGACGGGCGACAGCTCACCCAGGTCAATCCGCGAGGCAATGTGTCCGGCGGCACGCCGACCGACCACACCACCACCTTCGGGTACGACGCGGCCGGTAACCAGACGACCGTGAAGGACCAGCTCGGCCGGATCACCACCAGCACCTTCGACGGCCGGAACAACCGGTTGAGCGAGCGCAACCCTCGGGGGTTCACGACGTCGTACGGGTACGACGGGCTGCAGCGACTGACGACCGTGACGTCGGCGGCGAGCGCGGCGACGGCGTACACCTACGACGCGTACGGCGATCTGGTGGAGCGCAAGAACGCCAAGGACGCGGTGACGAAGTACGGGTACAACGCCCGAGGTGACCTGGTGTCGACGATCGACCCGCTCGACAGGAAACAGACCTACGGCTACGACGAAGACGGGAACGTCTCCGAGATCATCAAGGCTCGGGGGTATGCGACGGGTGACCTTGCGGCGTGGACCATCAAGCAGTCGTACAACGGTCGCGGGCTGCGCACCGCGGTCACGACAGCGTCCGCTGCGTCCAGTTCGACCTTCACCTACGACAACGACGACCGCCTGACGTCGTACAAAGACGCAACCGGAACGACGACCCAAGCCTGGAACGGTCTGAACCAGCTGACCGGCGTCACTCAGCCGCAAGGCAACTACGTCTACACCTACACGGATTTCGGCGCCGTGAAGTCGCGGCTGTACCCGGGTGGAGGCCAGGCCGACTATGCGTTCGACGCTGACGGCCGGGTCTCGTCGATGACCGCCTTGGCGCAGACCACCAACTTCGCGTACGACGCGGACGACAACCTGACCAAGGTCACCTACCCGACCGCGAGCGGATACTCCGAAACCCGGAGCTACGACCGGAGCGGTGACATCTCGGCGGTGATCAATCAGAAGGCGGGCGTCTCGACGCCGCTGAGCCGGTACGACTACGTTCGCGATGCGGCGCGCAACCCGGCCGTCATCAAGCGGACGCGCGGAACGACGGTCTACAACGAGGCCTTGCAGTACGACCAGGTGAACAGACTCGCCAACTACTGCCTCGAGGCCACGACGTGCGCCGCCGCCACGAAGAAGATCGTGTACGCCTACGACGAGGTCGGCAACCGGCTGTCAGAGACCCGAACCGGCACTTCCGGCCCTGGCACGATCACCAGCACGTACGACGCGGCCGACCAGATGGTCACTCGAACGAACCAGTCGGGTGCCGTCGCCAATCTCACGTACAACGCGGACGGCCTGCTGCAGCTCGCCCGTGAGTGGGACGTCCTCGGTCGCCTGACCAAGATCAGCGGCACCACGTTCACCTACGATGCGCTCGACCTTCGGCGTACGGCGACCAGTGCGGCCGGCACCAAGCGGATGTCGTGGGACGTCAACAACGAGTTGCCGATGCTCAACATCATCACCCAGCCCGACAACAGCTACTGGCGTTACCGCTACACACCGGACGGCATGCCGATGTCGGTCGAGCACCCCGGCCAGTCCTACGCGAGCTCGATCATGATGCACGACGCGATGGGCTCGGTCGTCGACGTCACCGACGGCACCGGCGGCGCCCGCTGGCGCTATGCCTACGAGCCCTTCGGCGTCCGCACGGCGGCCGAGAAGCTCCAAACCGTCGCAGAGGTCCCCGAGTTCGCCTACACCGGCGCTCACCTCGAGTCCACCACGGGCGAGTACCACCTGCGAGCCCGCGACTACAACCTCTGGGGCATGTTCACAGCGCCGGATCCGATGCAGCCAGCAATCACGGATCCATACGTCTCGTCGTACGTGTATGCCGACCAGCGCCCGACGTTCTACACCGACCCGAGTGGGCTGTCGCCGAAGTTCCTGGACGACTTCATCAACTCCCTGGGCAAGGGCGAAACCTACAAGAACTTCGGGGTCGGCATCGTGGGCGGTGGCGTTCAGATACTGGAACAAATCCCGGTCAATCAGCAGGTCAACCTTCTGTACTCCCAGATCGGCTTGGACGCATCAACCTTGTTCTACGGAGGAACAGACCGCGCATTCGGTGTCGACGGTACCGAAACAAGCACCCGGGTTGGCGAGTTCTTCACACCTGTTCCCGGTGGCGTCGGCGTCGTGGCCTGCAAGATCGGTGGGAAAGCGATTCTGACCTTCCCGAAAGTCTTTGGTAGGGCTGGAAGTCAGCTGGGTGGTCACAGCATTGACGACCTTCTCACTGCTGCGACGAAACCGGATCGCAATGGGTTGACGAAGGCGGGGCGAGCACTGCAGAAGCATGGCGATCGGGAGAATCCGAAGCTTCCGAAGTCGACAGGCAAGGCAGCTGCCCGAAATGAGCAGGGGATCGGTGTGGTCGAGGAAATCCTGCGTAGTCCCGCTCAAGTGCAAGTCATTAATGGTAAACTGCGAATCTGGGATTCTTCCGGCCGGGGCGTGAGCTACGACATGAAAGGTAACTTCATTGGGTTCGTCGAACGATAG
- a CDS encoding helix-turn-helix transcriptional regulator: MPETLHEANLFQGGPVWGGVHRLTSGVDAHAHDFLEIAVIGPGAGRHRTSQGDQPVRRGQVLVLRPGAWHAFTHCRDLVVANCCVSARGLRAELSALQQIPLLRDLLWTTPSTTLYGVATTQVDPAAADAAIAQITHLTEDLAAAPTAGIPGRLLGHLVTVLGLLADGLPSTPAAPAVHPAVAAAITRLETDLAAEWRLEDLAGAANLDPAYLGRLFKHDTGLSPLAYLARLRAEQAALLLTDSTLPASRVGAAVGWPDPTYFARRFRTLVGLTPTEYRASQASTG, translated from the coding sequence ATGCCGGAAACCCTGCACGAGGCGAACCTCTTCCAAGGTGGTCCCGTCTGGGGTGGCGTCCACCGCCTGACGTCGGGCGTCGACGCCCACGCGCACGACTTCCTCGAGATCGCCGTCATCGGTCCCGGTGCCGGCCGCCACCGCACAAGTCAGGGCGACCAGCCCGTACGCCGGGGGCAGGTGCTGGTCCTGCGGCCTGGCGCGTGGCACGCTTTCACCCACTGCCGGGACCTGGTCGTCGCCAACTGCTGCGTCTCGGCCCGAGGCCTGCGCGCCGAACTCTCAGCCCTGCAACAGATTCCGCTCCTCCGCGACCTCCTGTGGACCACCCCGTCCACCACTCTGTACGGCGTCGCCACCACGCAGGTCGACCCGGCGGCCGCGGACGCCGCGATCGCCCAGATCACCCACCTGACCGAGGATCTGGCGGCTGCGCCTACCGCCGGAATCCCAGGTCGCCTCCTGGGACACCTGGTCACCGTCCTGGGCCTCCTCGCCGATGGGCTGCCCTCAACTCCCGCGGCACCCGCCGTACATCCAGCCGTGGCCGCGGCCATCACCCGCCTCGAAACAGACCTTGCCGCCGAGTGGCGCCTGGAAGACCTGGCCGGCGCGGCCAACCTCGACCCGGCGTACCTCGGCCGCCTCTTCAAACATGACACCGGTCTCAGCCCGCTGGCCTACCTGGCCCGCCTCCGAGCCGAGCAGGCAGCCCTCCTCCTCACCGACTCCACCCTCCCCGCTTCCCGAGTAGGCGCCGCCGTAGGTTGGCCCGACCCGACCTACTTCGCCCGCCGCTTCCGCACGCTGGTGGGCCTCACCCCGACCGAGTACCGGGCCAGCCAGGCAAGCACCGGGTGA
- a CDS encoding phytanoyl-CoA dioxygenase family protein — protein sequence MTDLTAEYRTNGFVRVPQVLTPDEVERYRTRAAAYLEEHRADRLQQDAIFSQLVNVWRHDDVLKELTLHPKIAATAEQLAGFPLRIWHDQMLVKEPNSNAATHFHQDRPYWPHVNDRLPLSAWIALVDVPPERGCMTFLPGTQTVTGLEPQDLSNEEDLFTRDPELRWAPRVTLPLKAGDCTFHSGFTGHMALPNTTDQARFAHVNIYMDADTIYTGAPHPVTDPLHLKPGAKLDHEAFPITPA from the coding sequence ATGACAGACCTAACCGCGGAATACCGTACGAACGGATTTGTCCGAGTGCCGCAGGTGCTGACCCCCGACGAGGTCGAGCGCTACCGCACCCGAGCGGCCGCCTATCTGGAGGAGCATCGTGCCGACCGTCTCCAGCAGGACGCGATCTTCAGCCAGCTCGTCAACGTCTGGCGCCACGACGACGTGCTGAAGGAGCTCACCCTCCATCCGAAGATCGCCGCCACCGCCGAACAGCTCGCCGGATTCCCGCTCAGGATCTGGCACGACCAGATGCTGGTGAAGGAGCCCAACAGCAACGCCGCCACCCACTTCCACCAGGACCGCCCCTACTGGCCGCACGTCAACGACCGGCTCCCGCTGTCCGCCTGGATCGCGCTCGTCGACGTACCGCCCGAGCGCGGCTGCATGACCTTCCTGCCCGGCACCCAGACCGTCACCGGCCTGGAGCCGCAGGACCTCAGCAACGAGGAGGACCTCTTCACCCGCGACCCCGAACTCCGCTGGGCCCCGCGCGTCACTCTCCCCCTCAAAGCCGGCGACTGCACGTTCCACAGCGGCTTCACCGGCCACATGGCCCTGCCGAACACCACCGACCAGGCCCGCTTCGCCCACGTCAACATCTACATGGACGCCGACACCATCTACACCGGCGCGCCGCACCCCGTCACCGACCCGCTGCACCTCAAACCCGGCGCCAAGCTCGACCACGAGGCGTTCCCGATCACGCCGGCCTGA
- a CDS encoding DUF4440 domain-containing protein, producing the protein MTDSTTTKALRRREPLFHRRDLVSSAADADREMAVGYWEIGASGRRYSREFVLATLTERFTQGADAYDAEDWVVTDFVVREIAERTYLVTYVLNEQPRLTARVTLWQGSEADGWKVLYHQGTVIRPA; encoded by the coding sequence TTGACCGACAGTACGACGACCAAGGCATTGCGCCGGCGGGAGCCGCTCTTCCACCGGCGCGATCTGGTCAGCTCAGCGGCTGACGCCGACCGGGAGATGGCGGTCGGCTACTGGGAGATCGGCGCCTCGGGACGACGCTACTCGCGCGAGTTCGTCCTGGCTACGTTGACAGAACGCTTCACTCAAGGGGCTGACGCGTACGACGCCGAGGACTGGGTCGTCACCGACTTCGTCGTACGGGAGATCGCGGAGCGGACGTATCTGGTCACGTACGTGCTGAACGAGCAGCCCCGGCTCACGGCGCGGGTCACTCTCTGGCAAGGCTCCGAGGCGGACGGCTGGAAGGTGCTCTACCACCAGGGCACGGTGATCAGGCCGGCGTGA
- the sppA gene encoding signal peptide peptidase SppA, with protein sequence MTGILLELDLTRGVLETAPSSPLAAFRARHLPTVRELVVGLRKAARDEQVAGLVAHVGGPPLSLAQVQELRAAVAGFRAAGKRAVAWTESFGEVGGGTVPYYLASAFDEIWVQPSGELGITGVSVQATFVRGALDKAGVIPQFGKRREYKTAVDTFTEKEMTGPAREMASRLAESSYEQIVAGIAEGRELTAEQVRELVDRAPLGAEAAREAGLVDRLGYRSAVYDELEKRLGETTPLLVERYQRRGARTLHDALDNLPWPPKPVVAVIRVTGGITVGRNSGGGPLGGPRTGSDTVTAALRAAADDEKVKAVVLRIDSPGGSYVASDAIRFEVLRLRATGKPVIASMGSVAASGGYFVAMPAEVIVAQPGTITGSIGVLSGKGVVRDALGRIGITQQAVSEGENARMYSAQEEFSPAQWERLEETLDRIYTDFVAKAADDRGLAVDALEALARGRVWTGADAHERGLVDELGGFEQALQIACSRAGLDRDEIALATVPSRSFLDRLRPPTSTDDLAVTTQPLSVDGVTTSVLTALGLPPAGVLSMPLTWKIG encoded by the coding sequence ATGACGGGCATCTTGCTGGAGCTGGATCTGACTCGGGGTGTGCTGGAGACGGCGCCTTCGTCGCCGCTGGCCGCGTTCAGGGCGCGGCACCTGCCGACGGTGCGGGAGTTGGTCGTCGGGCTCCGGAAGGCGGCGCGGGACGAGCAGGTCGCCGGGCTGGTCGCGCACGTGGGTGGACCGCCGCTGTCCTTGGCCCAGGTGCAGGAGCTGCGGGCCGCTGTCGCGGGGTTCCGGGCGGCCGGGAAGCGGGCTGTCGCGTGGACCGAGTCGTTCGGCGAGGTCGGCGGCGGGACGGTGCCGTACTACCTGGCGTCGGCGTTCGACGAGATCTGGGTGCAGCCGTCGGGGGAGCTGGGCATCACCGGGGTCTCGGTGCAGGCGACGTTCGTTCGGGGTGCACTGGACAAGGCGGGGGTGATTCCGCAGTTCGGCAAGCGGCGGGAGTACAAGACCGCGGTCGACACTTTCACCGAGAAGGAGATGACCGGGCCCGCTCGCGAGATGGCTTCGCGGCTGGCGGAGTCGTCGTACGAGCAGATCGTGGCGGGGATCGCCGAGGGGCGGGAGCTGACCGCCGAGCAGGTCCGCGAGCTGGTGGACCGGGCGCCGCTGGGCGCTGAGGCAGCGCGTGAGGCCGGGCTGGTGGATCGGCTCGGGTACCGCTCTGCCGTGTACGACGAGCTGGAGAAGCGGCTCGGTGAGACGACTCCCTTGCTGGTCGAGCGGTACCAGCGGCGCGGCGCGCGGACGCTGCACGACGCGCTCGACAACCTCCCCTGGCCGCCGAAGCCGGTCGTCGCGGTCATCCGGGTCACGGGCGGGATCACCGTCGGCCGGAACTCCGGTGGCGGGCCACTCGGTGGTCCACGGACCGGCTCGGACACCGTCACGGCCGCGCTGCGCGCCGCCGCCGACGACGAGAAGGTCAAGGCCGTCGTACTGCGGATCGACAGCCCCGGCGGTTCGTACGTCGCCTCCGACGCGATCCGGTTCGAGGTGCTGCGGCTGCGCGCGACCGGGAAGCCGGTGATCGCGTCGATGGGCAGCGTGGCCGCGTCCGGCGGGTACTTCGTGGCGATGCCGGCCGAGGTGATCGTCGCCCAGCCCGGGACGATCACCGGCTCGATCGGCGTCCTGTCCGGCAAGGGCGTCGTACGGGACGCGCTCGGCCGGATCGGGATCACCCAGCAGGCCGTGTCGGAGGGCGAGAACGCGCGGATGTACTCCGCGCAGGAGGAGTTCTCCCCGGCCCAGTGGGAGCGGCTCGAGGAGACCCTCGACCGGATCTACACCGACTTCGTCGCCAAGGCAGCCGACGACCGCGGCCTCGCCGTCGACGCGTTGGAGGCCCTGGCCCGCGGTCGGGTCTGGACCGGTGCCGACGCCCACGAGCGCGGCCTCGTCGACGAGCTCGGCGGCTTCGAGCAGGCTCTCCAGATCGCCTGCTCACGAGCCGGCCTGGACCGCGATGAGATCGCGCTCGCGACCGTGCCCAGCCGATCGTTCCTCGACCGCCTCCGCCCGCCGACCTCCACCGACGACCTGGCAGTCACCACCCAGCCTCTGTCGGTCGACGGCGTGACCACCTCTGTTTTGACGGCCTTGGGGCTGCCGCCGGCCGGCGTACTGTCGATGCCTTTGACCTGGAAAATCGGTTGA
- a CDS encoding pyridoxamine 5'-phosphate oxidase family protein, with product MAGLPDTTLGPFSAPGATATPWELTVEALRRTQKFSLTTVRTDGRPHSTPLLAIWAYGALWFATGENEQKAKNLAANPHCILTTGTNTLTGTDYVIEGKAALVIDPDDRNAAAEAFEQAYGWHLTREDGTWYRMGDALRSGETQLYRVGPTLAFAYGNGTEFSQTRYSWG from the coding sequence ATGGCCGGCCTGCCCGACACGACACTGGGACCGTTCTCCGCCCCCGGAGCGACGGCGACCCCCTGGGAGCTGACCGTCGAGGCGCTCCGACGCACGCAGAAGTTCTCCCTCACCACAGTGCGCACCGACGGGCGGCCGCACTCGACGCCGCTGCTGGCGATCTGGGCGTACGGCGCGCTGTGGTTCGCCACCGGGGAGAACGAGCAGAAGGCGAAGAACCTCGCGGCCAACCCGCACTGCATCCTCACCACCGGCACGAACACGCTGACCGGCACGGACTACGTGATCGAGGGCAAGGCGGCCCTCGTCATCGACCCGGACGACCGGAACGCCGCCGCCGAGGCGTTCGAGCAGGCGTACGGCTGGCATCTGACCCGCGAGGACGGGACCTGGTACCGGATGGGTGACGCTCTCCGGTCGGGTGAGACGCAGCTCTACCGCGTCGGGCCGACCCTGGCGTTCGCGTACGGGAACGGCACGGAGTTCTCCCAGACGCGCTACAGCTGGGGCTAG
- a CDS encoding DUF2550 domain-containing protein, translated as MRTVLDVVGVCFLAAVLLVVAFACRRRWLSRDGGTFDCSLQLAEKDHGRGWALGLARYVGDDLQWFRVFSLAWWPKLVVNRRQLQGITTRRPVGNEPLVTYAGHVIVDAELRDRTVHFAMTEEALTGVLAWMESAPPSSQTYH; from the coding sequence ATGAGGACAGTCCTCGATGTGGTCGGGGTCTGTTTCCTTGCTGCCGTACTGCTGGTTGTCGCTTTCGCGTGCCGTCGTCGCTGGTTGTCCAGGGACGGCGGCACGTTCGACTGCAGCCTCCAACTCGCCGAGAAGGACCACGGCCGCGGCTGGGCCCTCGGCCTGGCCCGCTACGTCGGCGACGACCTCCAGTGGTTCCGCGTCTTCAGCCTGGCCTGGTGGCCCAAGCTCGTCGTCAACCGCCGCCAGCTCCAAGGCATCACCACCCGCCGCCCGGTCGGCAACGAGCCCCTCGTCACCTACGCCGGCCACGTGATCGTCGACGCCGAGCTCCGCGACCGCACGGTCCACTTCGCGATGACCGAGGAAGCCCTCACCGGCGTACTGGCCTGGATGGAATCGGCTCCACCCAGCAGCCAGACGTACCACTAG
- a CDS encoding F0F1 ATP synthase subunit epsilon, which translates to MAEETGKHLDVALVAAERVVWEGQAKIVIARTTDGDVGILPGHAPLLGLLQGGTVQVRTLDDEYFVAAAPDGFISVANDRVSILAENAEMGHDIDLEEAKRALEQAQAAGTDSADEQELVRVAEARVRAAEQVS; encoded by the coding sequence ATGGCCGAAGAGACCGGCAAGCACCTCGACGTCGCGCTGGTCGCGGCCGAGCGGGTGGTCTGGGAGGGGCAGGCGAAGATCGTCATCGCCCGCACCACCGACGGCGACGTCGGTATCCTCCCGGGCCACGCCCCGCTGCTGGGACTGCTGCAGGGCGGTACGGTCCAGGTGCGGACCCTCGACGACGAGTACTTCGTCGCCGCCGCACCGGACGGGTTCATCTCGGTGGCCAATGATCGCGTTTCGATCCTGGCCGAGAACGCCGAGATGGGTCACGACATCGATCTCGAGGAAGCCAAGCGCGCCCTTGAGCAGGCTCAGGCCGCCGGCACGGACAGTGCCGACGAGCAGGAGCTGGTCCGGGTGGCCGAGGCCAGAGTCCGGGCCGCCGAACAGGTGTCCTGA